One Brassica oleracea var. oleracea cultivar TO1000 chromosome C7, BOL, whole genome shotgun sequence genomic window carries:
- the LOC106301672 gene encoding 3-ketoacyl-CoA synthase 8, producing the protein MKNLKMFFFKILFISLMVALSMKGSGINLEDLQNFFHHNLETITLLSFPLLFLLTIYMLSRPKPVYLVDFSCYLPPSHLKVSVKTLMEHARRAREAGVCWKNKENDYLIEFQQKILERSGLGQETCIPEGLQCFPLQQGMAASRKETAEVIFGALDNLFRNSGVKPGEIGILVVNSSTFNPTPSLASMIVNKYKLRDNIKSLNLGGMGCSAGVIAIDVAKGLLQVHRNTYAIVVSTENITQNLYLGKNKSMLVTNCLFRVGGAAILLSNRSRDRARAKYELLHTVRIHTGSDDRSFECATQEEDEDGIIGVTLTKNLPMVAARTLKINISTLGPLVLPMKEKLAFFVTFLKKKYFRPELKNYTPDFKLAFEHFCIHAGGRALIDELEKNLKLSPLHVEASRMTLHRFGNTSSSSIWYELAYTEAKGRMKEGDRIWQIALGSGFKCNSSVWVALRNVKPSVHNPWEDCMDRYPAEIDI; encoded by the coding sequence ATGAAGAATTTAAAGATGTTTTTCTTCAAGATCTTGTTCATCTCATTAATGGTAGCATTATCCATGAAAGGATCTGGGATCAACTTAGAAGATCTACAAAACTTTTTTCACCATAACCTAGAAACCATAACCCTTCTTTCATTTCCTCTGCTTTTCCTGTTGACCATCTATATGTTAAGCCGACCCAAACCCGTTTACCTCGTCGACTTCTCCTGCTACCTCCCACCGTCCCATCTCAAGGTCAGTGTCAAAACACTGATGGAACATGCGAGACGTGCAAGAGAAGCAGGCGTGTGTTGGAAAAACAAAGAGAACGACTATTTGATTGAGTTTCAGCAGAAGATTCTTGAACGTTCCGGTCTCGGTCAAGAAACATGTATCCCCGAGGGTCTCCAATGCTTCCCGCTTCAGCAGGGTATGGCGGCTTCACGTAAAGAGACGGCGGAAGTCATATTCGGAGCGCTTGACAATCTCTTCCGCAACAGCGGTGTAAAGCCTGGCGAGATCGGTATCTTGGTGGTGAATTCTAGCACATTTAATCCAACTCCATCACTTGCTTCCATGATTGTTAACAAATACAAACTCAGAGACAACATCAAGAGTCTAAATCTTGGAGGAATGGGTTGCAGTGCTGGAGTCATAGCCATTGATGTTGCAAAGGGATTATTGCAAGTTCATAGGAACACTTATGCCATCGTAGTAAGCACAGAGAACATCACTCAGAACTTATATCTGGGGAAAAACAAATCAATGCTAGTCACCAACTGTTTGTTCCGGGTCGGTGGAGCCGCTATTCTGCTCTCCAACAGATCTAGAGACCGGGCACGCGCAAAGTACGAGCTTCTTCATACCGTAAGGATCCATACCGGATCTGATGATAGGTCCTTTGAGTGTGCAACACAGGAAGAAGATGAAGATGGTATAATCGGAGTTACCTTGACAAAGAATCTACCAATGGTGGCTGCAAGGACTCTTAAGATCAATATCTCCACTTTGGGTCCTCTGGTTCTTCCAATGAAAGAGAAGCTAGCTTTCTTTGTGACATTCCTCAAGAAGAAGTATTTTAGGCCGGAGTTGAAAAACTATACCCCGGACTTCAAACTCGCCTTTGAGCATTTCTGTATCCACGCTGGTGGAAGAGCTCTAATAGATGAGCTTGAGAAGAATCTTAAGCTGTCTCCATTACACGTTGAGGCATCTAGAATGACACTTCACAGGTTTGGTAATACTTCTTCGAGCTCGATTTGGTACGAGTTGGCTTATACAGAAGCTAAAGGAAGGATGAAGGAAGGCGACAGGATTTGGCAAATTGCTTTGGGATCAGGTTTTAAGTGTAACAGTTCTGTTTGGGTGGCTCTACGAAACGTTAAGCCTTCGGTTCACAATCCGTGGGAAGATTGTATGGACAGATATCCGGCTGAGATTGATATTTAA